GTGAAGGAACGGATTCGCCACTGGGCTTCCCGAGATGCGATGGACATCGAGGGCCTGGGAGAAAAGCTCATCGAGCAGCTTGTGGATCGGGGCTACGTCCAGAGCATCCCGGACCTTTACCGTCTGACCAAGGCAAAGCTTCTTGAGCTTGAGCGAATGGGGGATAAGTCCTCGGAAAACCTCCTGCAGGCCATCGAACGCTCGAAGAAACGCCCCCTTGCGCGGTTTCTGTACGCTCTTGGTATCCGTTACGTTGGCGAATTCGTGGCCCAGATTCTTGCGGAACACTTTGGGTCCCTGAAAAAGCTCATGGAGGCTTCTCTTGAGGATCTTCTGGCGATAGAGGGAATAGGACCGAAGGTAGCCGAAGCGGTCTGGCAGTTTTTCAGGAATCCTGAGAACCAGAAGATGCTTCGAGAACTCGAGACTTTGGGTGTAGTTCCAGAAGAGGAAAAGGTAGAGGTTTCGGCCTCTGAGAATGTACTCCAGGGAAAAACTTTCGTCTTCACAGGAACCCTCTCCCGCTTTACCCGAAAAGAAGCGGAAGAGCTGGTTCGCCGAAAAGGAGGGAAGGTGGCAAGCGCCGTTTCCCGCAAGGTGGACTACCTTGTGGTGGGGGAAAATCCTGGAGGAAAGCTCGATGAAGCTCGTTCGAAGAATGTTCGAATTCTCTCGGAGGACGAATTCTACCAAATGATTGGGGTGTCGTGAGCGATGTCTGGTCGGGTTTCTCTTGATGAAGTTCGCAAGATTGCTCAACTTGCCAAGCTCTCCTTCTCGGAGGAAGAGCTGATCCGGTTTTTCCAGGACATCAGTGGCATCATTGCCCATTTCGAAAAACTCAACGAGCTGGACCTTGAGGATGTTTCCCCAACGTCCCACATTTCCTGGAGCCAGCCCCCTATGAA
This region of Candidatus Caldatribacterium sp. genomic DNA includes:
- the gatC gene encoding Asp-tRNA(Asn)/Glu-tRNA(Gln) amidotransferase subunit GatC; this translates as MSGRVSLDEVRKIAQLAKLSFSEEELIRFFQDISGIIAHFEKLNELDLEDVSPTSHISWSQPPMNPDEPVLWQGSDLVLECAPLVADRYFIVPKIVEKEEKPS